A window of the Lolium perenne isolate Kyuss_39 chromosome 7, Kyuss_2.0, whole genome shotgun sequence genome harbors these coding sequences:
- the LOC127311709 gene encoding anthocyanidin 3-O-glucosyltransferase-like, with translation MASASAHVVVIAFPFSSHTVMFLRLARALAAAAPAATFSFVSTASSLARLRTAGALQGNLRFVEVREGGATGEMAAVQLLSRVLLFMASAEAGGLSDALEAARVSAGGARVSCVVADAFMWMSADAAAAVAAPWVPVWTGGPSALLAHLRADALRRDFGEQADASRADELLTSHLGLGSYRVRDLPDGIVSGDPNYPFLQLLRRIEQQLHRASTTVALNTFPGLVPQEVMAGLAAELPNCVPFGPFHLLPGTEDSAAAATDPNGCLAWLDGHPARTVAYVSFGTVVLAGPEELRELAAGLEAAGAPFLWSLREESWPHLPPGFMEHGAGLVVPWVPQVQVLGHASVGAFVTHAGWASVLEGVCAGVPMACRPVLSDQRTNARSVHLWGFGTTIDEPVTRAGVEAVVSSLLNADEGATMWARMQELRGKVASAFAPGGSSRNNFDKFVKMVCALSP, from the coding sequence ATGGCGTCGGCGTCGGCGCACGTGGTGGTGATAGCCTTCCCCTTCTCCTCCCACACGGTGATGTTCTTGCGTTTGGCGCGCGCCCTAGCAGCCGCAGCGCCGGCAGCAACGTTCTCGTTCGTGTCAACCGCCAGCTCGCTCGCGCGGCTACGTACTGCCGGCGCGCTCCAGGGGAACTTACGCTTCGTGGAGGTCCGAGAGGGTGGAGCCACCGGCGAGATGGCTGCTGTTCAGCTCCTTTCCCGCGTGCTTCTCTTCATGGCTTCCGCTGAGGCCGGAGGGCTCAGTGATGCGCTGGAGGCGGCTCGAGTCTCCGCGGGGGGCGCCAGGGTGAGCTGCGTGGTAGCGGACGCGTTCATGTGGATGTCCGCGGACGCGGCCGCAGCAGTGGCGGCGCCGTGGGTGCCGGTCTGGACGGGCGGACCGAGCGCGCTCCTGGCGCACCTCCGTGCTGACGCGCTGCGACGCGACTTCGGTGAACAAGCAGACGCGAGCCGAGCAGACGAGCTGCTAACCTCGCACCTCGGCCTCGGTAGCTACCGCGTCCGGGACCTCCCCGACGGCATCGTCTCCGGCGACCCGAACTACCCGTTCCTCCAACTGCTCCGTCGCATCGAGCAGCAACTTCATCGCGCCTCCACCACAGTCGCCTTGAACACCTTCCCGGGTCTCGTCCCACAGGAGGTGATGGCCGGTCTCGCGGCCGAGCTCCCGAACTGCGTCCCCTTTGGCCCGTTCCACCTCCTCCCCGGCACGGAGGACAGCGCTGCCGCTGCCACGGACCCCAACGGATGCCTCGCCTGGCTCGACGGCCACCCGGCCCGCACCGTCGCGTACGTCAGCTTCGGGACGGTCGTCCTGGCAGGACCGGAGGAGCTGCGCGAGCTCGCGGCTGGGTTGGAGGCCGCCGGCGCGCCGTTCCTGTGGTCGCTGCGGGAGGAGTCCTGGCCGCATCTCCCGCCGGGGTTCATGGAGCACGGGGCCGGCCTCGTGGTGCCGTGGGTGCCTCAGGTGCAGGTGCTCGGGCACGCGTCGGTGGGTGCGTTCGTCACGCACGCCGGGTGGGCGTCAGTGCTAGAGGGCGTTTGCGCCGGCGTGCCCATGGCGTGCCGTCCCGTCCTGAGCGACCAGAGGACGAACGCGCGGTCGGTGCACCTGTGGGGGTTCGGCACGACGATCGACGAGCCGGTCACCCGCGCCGGTGTGGAGGCAGTGGTCTCCTCACTCCTGAACGCCGACGAAGGAGCGACGATGTGGGCGAGGATGCAAGAGCTGCGAGGAAAGGTGGCCAGCGCGTTCGCGCCTGGAGGCAGCAGCAGGAACAACTTTGACAAGTTTGTCAAGATGGTCTGTGCACTGTCACCGTGA